Proteins encoded in a region of the Candidatus Obscuribacter sp. genome:
- a CDS encoding serine/threonine protein kinase translates to MAELCIRIEYKDPLKERMLSILRLCFPFWTLLPIGYAIFYGANAFSVGGISEFQFFQRVTVIVTAMLIPFIALSIIKYLSHNQLLIDKGGIEIPPDFSSMRLKSSYLAWCDVDKILVADNGKDKTINLIARSGSVLPLNSSAMDATQLEKLLVTIDLMVDLPKDESLIQLASAVKAQLAGNQVMLEGPSYTDIWEDELKRRFRPAAFMPLEKGLVLRNGTITIVRQLALGGLSAVYLGSMQNGKLVVIKESVVPPDYDGEIKDKAREMFEREAKILIQLSHPSIVQVMDFFVEQERSYLMLDHVLGVDLKQHVKQNGPLRQSQVINLAGQMADILHYLHSQEPPVIHRDFTPDNLVLTDGDKVIAIDFGAANEFIGNATGTFVGKHSYIAPEQFRGKASPQSDLYAMGGTLYFLLTGQDPEALSVSDPGLKATVAEPLRDLIKGLTSVNTKDRISSAGELKEKISGLEMIV, encoded by the coding sequence TGGTTATGCCATTTTTTATGGTGCCAATGCTTTTAGCGTAGGTGGTATCAGCGAGTTTCAATTCTTTCAGCGGGTAACTGTAATAGTCACTGCCATGTTGATCCCATTTATAGCTCTCTCAATAATCAAATATCTTAGTCACAATCAGCTTTTAATAGATAAAGGCGGTATCGAAATACCGCCTGATTTTAGCTCTATGCGCCTTAAATCATCTTATCTAGCCTGGTGTGATGTAGACAAGATATTGGTAGCAGACAATGGCAAAGACAAAACAATCAATCTAATCGCCAGGAGCGGCAGTGTCTTGCCTCTAAACTCAAGCGCCATGGATGCCACTCAGCTCGAAAAACTCCTAGTGACAATCGATTTGATGGTGGACTTACCCAAAGACGAGAGTCTAATCCAGCTGGCAAGCGCAGTAAAAGCCCAGCTTGCGGGCAATCAAGTGATGCTGGAAGGACCTAGTTATACAGACATCTGGGAAGACGAGCTTAAGCGTAGATTTAGACCAGCTGCCTTTATGCCACTCGAAAAAGGACTGGTTTTGCGCAACGGCACTATCACTATTGTTAGACAGCTAGCCTTAGGTGGACTCTCGGCAGTGTATCTAGGTAGCATGCAAAACGGCAAACTGGTAGTAATCAAAGAATCAGTAGTGCCACCGGATTATGACGGTGAAATCAAAGACAAAGCCAGAGAAATGTTTGAGCGTGAAGCAAAGATTTTGATTCAGCTCAGCCATCCTTCCATTGTGCAAGTTATGGACTTTTTTGTGGAGCAGGAGCGCTCTTACTTGATGCTTGATCATGTATTGGGGGTGGATTTAAAACAGCATGTCAAACAAAATGGTCCGCTGCGCCAATCTCAAGTGATCAATCTGGCCGGGCAGATGGCTGACATTTTGCACTACTTACACAGTCAGGAACCGCCAGTAATTCACCGCGACTTTACTCCTGACAATCTTGTTTTAACAGATGGCGATAAAGTGATAGCGATAGACTTTGGCGCTGCCAACGAATTTATCGGTAACGCAACAGGTACTTTTGTGGGCAAACATAGCTATATTGCCCCCGAGCAGTTTAGAGGTAAAGCCTCGCCCCAGAGCGACCTTTATGCCATGGGTGGCACACTCTATTTTTTACTGACAGGTCAAGACCCGGAGGCACTGAGTGTCTCTGACCCGGGTTTAAAAGCGACTGTAGCTGAGCCGCTGAGAGATTTGATAAAAGGCTTAACCAGTGTCAACACAAAAGATAGAATAAGCAGTGCCGGGGAACTGAAAGAGAAAATCTCCGGTCTTGAAATGATAGTATGA